The Winogradskyella schleiferi genome has a window encoding:
- a CDS encoding DUF3500 domain-containing protein, whose protein sequence is MKHIIILILLLGCIGCKEKAEQMENTNATDTVEEVNLVKDHFAKMEADALKEPYAGIFTEKRDATDLFQIRSTGVSTLPIQKAAEIFLNDLSPSQRQRTTFDINAKEWRKWCNVDNGIYDRRGVSIKELTETQKKNAFKLIQESLSAKGLQLSEDIMKTDQTLKELNNGSSDYDEELYFFTIMGQPSSIEPWGWQLDGHHLVINYFILGDQVVMSPVFMGGEPIITTSGKYKGNTLFQDEQNFGLALMQSLTQEQQEEATVSNVKTGNNNVAEANKDNLTLNYQGIKVSMFSIEQRQKLLDLIYLYISHIRQGHDKVKMEEISAHIDNTWFSWVGETNEDAVFYYRIHSPVVLIEFDHQRVVGVPNADDGKPSKNHIHTVVRTPNGNDYGKDLLKQHKQKRHH, encoded by the coding sequence ATGAAGCATATAATTATATTAATATTATTACTCGGTTGTATTGGTTGCAAAGAGAAAGCAGAGCAAATGGAAAATACCAATGCAACGGACACCGTTGAGGAAGTTAATCTTGTAAAAGATCATTTTGCCAAAATGGAGGCTGATGCCCTAAAAGAACCTTATGCTGGAATTTTTACAGAAAAGCGAGATGCGACAGATTTATTTCAAATCCGTTCTACTGGAGTTTCAACATTGCCAATTCAAAAAGCTGCTGAAATTTTTTTAAATGACTTATCTCCTTCACAACGGCAACGTACAACTTTTGACATAAATGCTAAGGAATGGAGGAAATGGTGTAACGTAGACAATGGAATATATGACCGACGAGGAGTTAGTATCAAAGAATTGACCGAGACTCAAAAGAAAAATGCTTTTAAATTAATTCAAGAGTCATTAAGTGCCAAGGGGCTTCAATTGAGTGAGGACATTATGAAGACGGACCAAACCCTTAAAGAACTGAACAATGGTTCATCGGATTATGATGAAGAATTGTATTTCTTTACTATTATGGGGCAACCTTCAAGTATCGAACCTTGGGGCTGGCAATTAGATGGACATCATTTGGTTATTAATTACTTTATATTAGGAGATCAAGTTGTAATGTCGCCAGTTTTTATGGGTGGTGAACCAATAATTACGACTTCTGGAAAATATAAAGGAAATACCCTGTTTCAAGACGAACAGAATTTTGGGTTAGCCTTAATGCAATCTCTAACGCAAGAGCAACAGGAAGAGGCTACAGTTTCAAATGTAAAAACGGGCAATAACAATGTGGCTGAAGCTAACAAGGATAATTTAACTCTCAATTATCAAGGGATTAAGGTCTCAATGTTTTCTATTGAACAAAGACAAAAATTATTAGACTTGATTTATTTATATATAAGCCATATCCGACAAGGACACGATAAAGTTAAAATGGAGGAGATTTCCGCACATATAGATAATACTTGGTTTTCTTGGGTCGGAGAAACTAATGAGGATGCTGTATTTTACTATCGAATTCACAGTCCAGTTGTACTTATTGAATTTGACCATCAGAGAGTAGTTGGAGTTCCGAACGCAGATGACGGAAAACCATCAAAAAATCATATTCATACAGTTGTTAGAACACCAAACGGAAATGATTACGGAAAAGATTTATTGAAACAACATAAACAGAAACGTCATCATTAA
- a CDS encoding phosphoglycolate phosphatase — protein MNFKEKELIIFDFDGTLINSIPDLTLAVNKMLAHYNLQALTTEQVTPFIGNGAKPLVRRSLEYRMPNQERSGRLLEEAFKMYLSAYKDIRCIDTYLYPGVLDTLIKLDKAGYKMAICTNKPYGFILPILEALKITKYFKCWIGEDSLAEKKPSAAPLLYLTKELNATIEKSIMVGDSKNDILAAQNAAMESIGVSYGYNYNQDIADFKPTIVVDNFADLQDLFLEV, from the coding sequence GTGAATTTTAAAGAAAAAGAACTTATTATATTCGATTTTGATGGAACGCTTATTAATAGTATTCCAGATCTTACTTTGGCAGTAAATAAAATGTTGGCGCATTACAACCTACAAGCCTTAACCACTGAACAGGTAACACCTTTTATAGGAAATGGCGCAAAACCCTTGGTACGTAGGTCTCTAGAGTATAGGATGCCAAATCAAGAGCGGTCTGGTAGGTTACTAGAAGAGGCTTTTAAGATGTATTTGTCAGCTTACAAAGACATAAGATGTATCGATACGTATTTGTATCCTGGTGTTTTGGACACCTTGATCAAATTAGATAAAGCGGGTTATAAAATGGCGATATGTACTAACAAACCTTATGGATTTATATTACCTATTTTAGAGGCCTTAAAAATCACAAAATATTTTAAATGTTGGATAGGTGAAGATTCATTAGCCGAGAAAAAACCAAGTGCAGCACCGCTGTTATACTTAACAAAAGAACTGAATGCAACGATTGAAAAAAGCATCATGGTCGGTGACTCTAAAAATGACATTCTAGCAGCTCAAAATGCGGCTATGGAAAGCATTGGCGTAAGTTACGGTTATAACTATAACCAAGACATTGCGGACTTCAAACCGACCATAGTTGTCGATAATTTTGCTGATCTTCAAGATTTGTTTTTGGAAGTGTGA
- a CDS encoding dipeptidyl-peptidase 3 family protein — protein sequence MNLKSLFKICLFALFIVACKNDVKQEPTETVETAQADFNYNVEEFADIKILRYQIPGWDNLSLKEQKLVYYLTQAGLAGRDIMWDQNYRHNLKIRRALENVYTQFSGDKTTDDWKNFETYLKRVWFSNGIHHHYSNAKLKPEFSKEYLNELFLATNTKLDGEAFDVIFNDKDAKKVNQAKGVDNVLESAVNFYGPDVTNADVANFYKKKTSPNPEKPLSFGLNSKLVKENGELKERVYKSGGLYGEAIDEIVKWLEKAQVVAENKAQGDALGLLIDYYKTGDLQTWDDYNVAWTAATEGNIDYINSFIEVYNDPLGYTGSYETIVQINDFDMSEKMAVLSENAQWFEDSSPLMDEHKKKNVVGVTYKVVNVAGEAGDASPSTPIGVNLPNANWIRAAVGSKSVSLGNIINAYNNAGGTGRLKEFAHDAEEILLEEEYGQLADKLHTALHEVIGHASGQLNPGVGETKETLKNYASTLEEGRADLVGLYYLYNPKLQELGLVDDWKKVGKAAYDGYIRNGLMTQLIRLDVGDDVEEAHMRNRQWVSAWAYEKGKEDNVIEKVTKDGKTYFNINDYEKLQELFGQLLRETQRIKSEGDYKAVEDLVEGYGVKVDQAIHKEVKARNEQFPSPPYSGFVNPVLVPEMNDAGEITAINVTQPNAFAQQMLNYSSNYSHLPDEN from the coding sequence ATGAATTTGAAATCATTATTTAAAATATGTCTTTTTGCCTTGTTCATTGTGGCATGTAAAAACGATGTAAAACAAGAACCAACGGAAACCGTTGAAACTGCGCAAGCTGATTTCAACTATAATGTTGAAGAATTTGCAGATATTAAAATCTTACGCTATCAGATTCCTGGTTGGGACAATCTGAGTTTGAAAGAACAAAAATTAGTGTATTATTTAACCCAAGCAGGTTTGGCTGGTCGTGATATTATGTGGGATCAGAATTACAGACATAACTTAAAAATTAGACGTGCGCTAGAAAATGTGTACACACAGTTTAGTGGCGACAAAACCACGGACGATTGGAAAAATTTCGAAACCTATCTTAAACGCGTTTGGTTCAGTAATGGTATTCATCATCATTATTCCAATGCTAAGTTAAAACCGGAATTCTCAAAAGAATATCTTAACGAATTGTTCTTAGCAACGAACACCAAATTAGATGGCGAAGCGTTCGATGTCATTTTTAACGATAAGGATGCGAAAAAAGTAAATCAAGCCAAAGGGGTTGACAATGTTTTGGAGTCTGCAGTGAACTTTTACGGTCCAGATGTGACCAATGCAGATGTAGCTAATTTCTACAAAAAGAAAACATCGCCTAATCCAGAAAAGCCCTTATCATTTGGTTTAAATTCTAAACTGGTCAAAGAAAACGGTGAGTTAAAAGAGCGCGTTTACAAATCAGGCGGCTTATATGGTGAAGCCATTGATGAAATCGTAAAGTGGTTGGAAAAAGCACAAGTTGTTGCCGAAAATAAAGCACAAGGTGATGCACTTGGACTGCTCATAGACTATTACAAAACAGGCGATCTGCAAACTTGGGACGATTATAACGTTGCTTGGACGGCTGCAACGGAAGGTAATATTGACTATATAAACAGTTTTATTGAAGTTTATAACGATCCATTGGGTTACACAGGCTCTTACGAAACTATTGTTCAGATCAATGATTTTGACATGTCTGAAAAAATGGCGGTGCTTTCTGAAAACGCACAATGGTTTGAAGATAGTTCACCGCTTATGGATGAGCACAAAAAGAAGAATGTGGTCGGTGTGACTTATAAAGTCGTGAACGTTGCAGGTGAAGCTGGTGATGCCTCGCCAAGCACACCAATTGGTGTGAATTTACCAAATGCCAACTGGATTAGAGCTGCCGTAGGAAGTAAATCAGTGTCTTTAGGAAACATTATCAATGCCTACAATAATGCAGGTGGAACTGGACGACTAAAAGAATTTGCACACGATGCAGAGGAAATCCTACTCGAAGAAGAATACGGACAACTAGCGGACAAATTACACACGGCCTTGCACGAAGTGATCGGTCATGCCTCAGGACAATTAAATCCTGGTGTTGGTGAGACTAAGGAAACCTTAAAGAACTATGCTTCCACTTTAGAAGAAGGACGCGCCGATTTAGTAGGTTTATATTATTTATACAATCCGAAATTACAGGAATTAGGCTTGGTTGACGATTGGAAAAAAGTAGGAAAAGCAGCTTACGATGGTTATATCAGAAATGGATTGATGACGCAATTGATCCGTTTGGATGTTGGTGACGATGTTGAAGAAGCACACATGAGAAACAGACAATGGGTTTCAGCTTGGGCTTACGAAAAAGGCAAGGAAGATAACGTGATTGAAAAAGTCACCAAAGACGGCAAAACCTATTTCAATATCAATGATTATGAAAAGTTGCAGGAGCTTTTCGGTCAGTTATTAAGAGAGACACAGCGTATTAAGTCTGAAGGTGATTATAAAGCCGTTGAAGACTTGGTTGAAGGTTATGGTGTAAAAGTAGATCAAGCCATACACAAGGAAGTGAAGGCGCGTAATGAACAATTTCCTTCGCCACCTTATAGTGGTTTTGTGAACCCTGTTTTAGTGCCTGAAATGAATGATGCAGGTGAAATTACAGCGATTAACGTCACGCAACCCAACGCTTTTGCGCAGCAGATGTTAAACTATAGCTCTAACTATAGCCATTTGCCAGATGAGAATTAA
- a CDS encoding SRPBCC family protein, translating to MKILKYVLLLLLILVIGVSIYIAVQPNSFEVTRTKTINAPQSVVYNNVIDFKNWEAWSPWIEAKPETVVTLGDKTKGVGGSYKWNDDGEIGRMSTTAANPTSSISQDMQFGDFPKSDVTWKFEPNENGTTDVTWSISGKDLPFGFKMFSAFMGGMEEQIGPDYERGLTLLDSVVQAEMKVYSINVQGVTQHSGGYYIYNTTSSKFSDFEQNMTTMLPKVGAYAMTHNITMAGPPFILYHKWDEENDAVIFSCCVPTNSKVVTDDADILTGKLESFKTVKTVLKGNYSNLKEAWETTMTYIADNNLEMVEGGAMLETYITDPMSEPNPANWLTEIYVEVE from the coding sequence ATGAAAATTCTAAAATATGTGTTATTGTTACTGCTAATTCTTGTGATTGGCGTTTCAATTTATATTGCAGTACAACCAAATTCGTTTGAAGTCACGCGAACCAAAACCATAAATGCACCGCAATCTGTGGTGTATAACAACGTGATTGATTTTAAGAACTGGGAAGCTTGGAGTCCTTGGATTGAAGCCAAACCAGAAACCGTAGTTACCTTAGGCGACAAAACAAAAGGTGTAGGCGGTTCTTATAAATGGAACGACGATGGCGAAATTGGACGTATGTCCACCACTGCTGCCAATCCAACGAGCTCAATTTCCCAAGATATGCAATTTGGTGATTTTCCAAAATCTGATGTGACCTGGAAATTTGAACCCAATGAAAATGGCACCACTGATGTCACTTGGTCCATTTCTGGTAAGGATTTGCCTTTTGGCTTTAAAATGTTTTCCGCATTTATGGGAGGCATGGAAGAGCAAATAGGTCCAGATTATGAAAGGGGATTAACCTTATTGGATAGTGTGGTTCAAGCTGAAATGAAAGTCTATAGCATCAATGTCCAAGGGGTCACTCAGCATAGTGGCGGTTATTACATCTACAATACCACCTCTAGTAAGTTTAGTGATTTTGAACAAAATATGACAACCATGTTACCCAAAGTTGGTGCCTATGCTATGACGCATAATATTACCATGGCTGGACCACCTTTTATCTTGTACCATAAATGGGATGAAGAGAATGATGCGGTTATTTTTTCGTGTTGCGTACCGACAAACTCTAAAGTGGTTACTGACGATGCCGATATCTTAACAGGAAAACTGGAATCTTTCAAAACTGTAAAAACCGTTTTAAAAGGTAACTATTCCAATCTGAAAGAAGCTTGGGAAACCACTATGACTTATATTGCTGATAATAATTTAGAAATGGTTGAAGGTGGCGCGATGCTCGAAACTTATATTACAGATCCAATGAGTGAGCCGAATCCCGCGAATTGGCTTACTGAAATTTATGTGGAGGTGGAATGA
- the crcB gene encoding fluoride efflux transporter CrcB: MKQLILVFLGGGFGSVLRFIIGKWLNNSENGIPYGTFAANILGSLLIGLILGLAAKNETLSQSQTLLLATGFCGGLTTFSTFAYENHVFLKSGDFMSFAIYTVASFVIGFLAVFLGMFLVK; the protein is encoded by the coding sequence TTGAAACAATTAATACTAGTCTTCCTTGGTGGTGGTTTTGGAAGTGTACTACGTTTTATCATTGGGAAATGGCTCAATAATTCTGAAAACGGAATTCCTTATGGTACGTTTGCGGCTAATATTTTGGGGAGTTTATTAATAGGTCTTATTCTTGGTTTGGCGGCTAAAAACGAAACGCTTTCCCAAAGTCAGACTTTACTTTTAGCGACTGGTTTTTGTGGTGGGCTTACGACCTTTTCTACTTTTGCGTATGAGAATCATGTGTTTTTGAAATCGGGTGACTTTATGAGTTTTGCCATTTATACGGTTGCTAGTTTTGTGATTGGGTTTTTGGCTGTTTTTTTGGGGATGTTTTTGGTAAAGTAA
- a CDS encoding DUF1801 domain-containing protein, which yields MNPAEAHILKQPEPYKSIYLHLQVLIEHTLPDADLLYKWRMPCYYIDKRPMCYIHQSKDYVDVGFWHSAQLSKKWDAYLVTEKRKVVKSLRYKTLEDIDDTVFISILKEVEGLKEKGFYKKG from the coding sequence GTGAATCCAGCCGAAGCACATATTCTAAAACAGCCTGAACCTTACAAATCGATTTATTTGCATTTGCAAGTATTAATAGAACATACTTTACCTGACGCAGATTTATTATACAAATGGCGAATGCCCTGTTATTACATAGATAAACGACCAATGTGTTACATTCATCAAAGTAAAGATTACGTGGATGTAGGATTTTGGCATTCCGCACAATTATCAAAAAAATGGGACGCCTATTTAGTTACCGAAAAACGAAAAGTGGTAAAATCATTACGATACAAAACACTTGAAGACATTGACGATACCGTTTTTATTTCAATTTTAAAAGAAGTAGAAGGGCTTAAGGAGAAGGGGTTTTATAAAAAAGGGTAG
- a CDS encoding adenosylcobalamin-dependent ribonucleoside-diphosphate reductase yields MNQTLSSSKSFTYDEVLNTALDYFHHDELAATTWINKYCLKDKHGHYLEKSPDDMHLRMAKEFGRIENKYALTESISEHLSDYGKNRTALDESKIYQLFKDFKYVIPQGSVMFGLGNDEVIASLSNCIVVPSVIDSYGGVCYTDEQLAQLFKRRCGVGVDLSELRPKDALVSNAAGSTTGAVSFMNRFSNTTREVAQNGRRGALMLTMDVKHPDIEDFITVKQDLTKITGANISIRLSDEFMEAIVNDTQFTLQWPIESKSPKYTKEIDARDLWDKIITCAHNSAEPGLIFWDRQHQYSTSSVYPEFKNSSTNPCSEIAMQGGDSCRLIAVNLFSFVDAPFTKKAKFNFKKFYEVVYETQRLMDDLVDLELEAVKRILAKIDADPEPDAIKRTEKEIWNLLAETGKKGRRTGLGFTALADAVAALGIKFDTDDALTVVNDIMRIKMTAEFESSIDMAITRGQFEVFNRNIEDTSEFVQMMADEFPETYERMMEHGRRNISISTVAPTGSLSMLAQVSSGIEPVFLLSYVRRRKVNTNDDNSKVDFVDDLGDAFEEFTVYHKKYETWMNTTGKTEVAESPYAGATAPEIDWKKRVEMQALVQKYTTHSISSTINLASDVTVDLVGDIYVDSWQKGLKGITVYRDGSRSGILVSTDQKTKEETVTSTETLIAKRPDKIEAEIVRFHNESEKWLAVIGLVDGRPYEIFTGQMKDAFNLPQWVEKGWVIKNRNEDGSSRYDFQYIDSEGYKITIEGLSRSFDKEFWNYAKLISGVLRHGMPIPYVVDLVQNLNLYDDHINTWKNGVARALKRFVPEGTEALDKKCSNCNDPEGLIFEEGCLKCKSCGYSKCG; encoded by the coding sequence ATGAACCAAACGCTTTCGTCTTCAAAATCATTTACTTACGATGAAGTTTTAAACACAGCACTAGACTACTTTCACCACGATGAACTTGCCGCAACCACGTGGATTAATAAGTATTGTTTAAAAGATAAACATGGTCATTATTTAGAAAAATCACCAGATGATATGCATCTGAGAATGGCAAAAGAATTTGGTCGAATTGAAAATAAGTATGCACTTACCGAAAGCATTTCAGAACATTTATCCGATTACGGAAAAAACAGAACAGCATTAGACGAATCTAAAATTTACCAACTTTTTAAAGATTTTAAATATGTGATTCCGCAAGGTAGCGTCATGTTTGGTTTAGGTAACGATGAGGTCATTGCGTCGCTATCAAATTGTATTGTGGTGCCTTCAGTTATAGATTCGTATGGCGGTGTTTGTTATACCGATGAGCAATTAGCACAATTATTTAAAAGGCGTTGTGGCGTAGGAGTGGACTTATCCGAACTGCGTCCAAAAGATGCTTTGGTATCTAATGCAGCGGGTTCTACAACAGGAGCGGTTTCGTTTATGAATCGTTTTTCAAACACCACAAGAGAAGTTGCTCAAAACGGAAGACGTGGTGCCTTAATGTTGACAATGGATGTAAAGCATCCAGATATTGAGGATTTTATTACCGTAAAACAAGATTTAACTAAGATTACAGGCGCTAATATTTCAATTCGGTTGTCAGACGAATTTATGGAAGCCATAGTCAACGATACGCAATTTACATTGCAATGGCCAATTGAAAGTAAATCCCCTAAATACACTAAGGAAATTGACGCTAGGGATTTATGGGATAAAATTATTACCTGTGCTCATAATTCTGCAGAACCTGGTTTGATTTTCTGGGATAGACAGCATCAATATTCGACCTCTTCTGTTTATCCTGAGTTTAAGAATAGTTCTACCAATCCTTGTTCGGAAATTGCAATGCAAGGTGGTGACAGTTGCCGATTGATTGCCGTTAATTTATTCAGTTTTGTGGATGCGCCTTTTACTAAAAAAGCCAAATTCAACTTTAAAAAATTCTATGAAGTGGTTTACGAAACCCAACGTCTTATGGATGATTTGGTCGATTTAGAACTAGAAGCCGTGAAACGTATTTTGGCTAAAATCGATGCAGACCCAGAACCAGATGCTATTAAAAGAACCGAAAAAGAGATCTGGAATCTATTGGCAGAAACTGGTAAAAAGGGACGACGTACAGGTTTAGGATTTACAGCTTTGGCTGATGCTGTTGCTGCCTTAGGGATTAAGTTCGATACCGACGATGCTTTGACTGTAGTCAATGATATTATGAGAATAAAGATGACAGCCGAGTTTGAGAGTAGTATCGATATGGCCATCACAAGAGGTCAGTTTGAAGTGTTTAATAGAAATATTGAAGATACCTCAGAATTTGTACAAATGATGGCAGACGAATTTCCTGAAACTTATGAAAGAATGATGGAACATGGAAGAAGAAATATTTCCATAAGTACGGTTGCTCCAACTGGTTCGTTGAGTATGTTGGCACAAGTATCCTCTGGAATTGAGCCTGTATTTCTCCTATCTTACGTAAGACGAAGAAAAGTAAATACCAATGACGACAACTCTAAGGTAGATTTTGTTGACGATTTAGGTGATGCTTTTGAAGAATTTACCGTTTATCATAAAAAGTATGAAACTTGGATGAATACTACTGGTAAAACAGAGGTAGCCGAAAGTCCTTATGCCGGAGCAACAGCACCAGAAATAGATTGGAAAAAGCGCGTTGAAATGCAAGCTTTAGTTCAAAAATATACCACACATTCCATTAGCTCTACCATAAACTTAGCTTCTGATGTTACTGTTGATTTAGTTGGAGATATTTATGTTGATTCTTGGCAAAAGGGTTTAAAAGGCATTACCGTTTACAGGGATGGTTCGCGTAGTGGCATTTTAGTGTCAACCGATCAAAAAACAAAGGAAGAAACAGTGACGTCTACAGAAACGTTAATCGCCAAACGACCAGATAAAATTGAGGCAGAAATTGTACGATTCCATAATGAATCTGAAAAATGGTTAGCCGTTATTGGTCTTGTAGACGGACGACCTTATGAAATCTTTACAGGTCAAATGAAAGATGCTTTTAATTTACCACAGTGGGTAGAAAAAGGTTGGGTAATAAAGAATAGAAATGAGGATGGGTCGTCGCGATACGATTTTCAGTATATCGATAGTGAAGGTTATAAAATTACGATAGAAGGCTTGTCGCGGTCCTTTGATAAAGAATTTTGGAACTATGCGAAATTAATTTCAGGAGTGTTGCGTCACGGGATGCCAATTCCTTATGTGGTGGATTTAGTTCAGAATTTAAACTTATATGACGATCACATCAATACCTGGAAAAACGGTGTGGCAAGAGCATTAAAACGCTTTGTGCCAGAAGGAACAGAAGCTTTGGATAAAAAATGTTCAAATTGCAATGATCCAGAAGGTTTGATTTTTGAAGAAGGTTGTTTGAAGTGTAAAAGTTGTGGGTATTCTAAATGTGGATAA